The Methanohalophilus portucalensis genome window below encodes:
- a CDS encoding universal stress protein, protein MNNVKKILIATDGSEHSKKAAAEGIGMAKIYEAKVFAVYVMKELSSKTLPYGARITNFDIPHEDIKREGQEALQYVEELGDPQGVAVDTALLTGNPAEKILDFAKENEIDIIVMGSLGRTGLERYLMGSVSEKVLRHAKTAVMVIP, encoded by the coding sequence ATGAATAATGTAAAAAAGATTTTAATTGCAACAGATGGCTCGGAACATTCCAAAAAGGCAGCAGCCGAAGGAATCGGGATGGCAAAAATCTATGAAGCAAAGGTATTTGCAGTATACGTAATGAAAGAACTTTCATCAAAAACCCTTCCTTATGGAGCAAGAATCACAAATTTTGACATCCCCCACGAAGACATAAAGAGAGAAGGACAGGAAGCCCTCCAGTATGTGGAAGAACTGGGAGACCCTCAGGGAGTAGCTGTTGATACAGCTCTTTTGACGGGCAATCCCGCAGAGAAAATACTGGATTTTGCAAAAGAAAATGAAATAGACATAATAGTTATGGGCTCACTGGGACGCACGGGCCTGGAGCGCTATCTTATGGGAAGCGTTTCTGAAAAGGTCCTCAGACATGCAAAAACAGC